A stretch of Thermoanaerobacter uzonensis DSM 18761 DNA encodes these proteins:
- a CDS encoding Glu/Leu/Phe/Val family dehydrogenase produces MKIFEIMETKDYENVILCHDKTSGLKAIIAIHDTTLGPALGGCRMWTYDSEDDAINDALRLARGMTYKNAAAGLNLGGGKTVVIGNPRKDKSEALFRSLGRYIESLKGRYITAEDVGTNLKDMEYIRYETKYVAGLAETSGDPSPFTAYGVFRGIQAASEEVFGTSDLKGMRIAIQGVGNVGYSLANYLYEAGAKLIITDIFEDNVKRAVEEFKAEYVKPDEIYGVECDIFAPCALGAIINDETIPQLKCKIVAGSANNQLKEERHGDILQEKGILYVPDYIINAGGVINVADELNPSGYNRDRAMRKVSMIFDTVKKVIQKSKEENIPTYVAADRVAEERIKTIAAVKDNYI; encoded by the coding sequence ATGAAAATATTTGAAATAATGGAAACTAAAGATTATGAAAATGTGATTTTATGCCATGACAAGACTTCAGGTCTTAAGGCGATAATTGCAATTCATGACACGACTTTAGGTCCTGCTTTAGGCGGATGTAGGATGTGGACTTATGACTCAGAAGATGATGCAATAAATGATGCATTAAGGCTTGCGAGAGGAATGACTTACAAAAATGCTGCTGCTGGTTTAAACTTAGGTGGTGGTAAAACAGTTGTAATAGGGAACCCGAGGAAAGATAAATCAGAAGCATTGTTTAGAAGTCTTGGAAGGTATATAGAGTCTCTAAAAGGAAGATATATAACAGCAGAAGATGTTGGAACTAATTTAAAAGATATGGAATATATACGTTATGAGACAAAATACGTTGCAGGCCTTGCAGAAACTAGTGGTGACCCATCACCTTTTACAGCTTATGGCGTATTTAGAGGAATACAAGCAGCAAGCGAAGAAGTTTTTGGTACCTCAGATCTTAAAGGCATGAGAATTGCAATACAAGGAGTAGGAAATGTAGGATACAGCCTAGCAAATTATCTATATGAAGCAGGGGCAAAGTTAATTATAACAGATATATTTGAGGACAATGTAAAAAGAGCAGTGGAAGAATTCAAAGCTGAATATGTAAAGCCAGATGAGATATACGGGGTAGAATGTGATATATTTGCACCTTGTGCCTTAGGAGCGATAATAAACGATGAAACAATTCCACAACTTAAATGTAAAATAGTAGCAGGTTCAGCTAATAACCAGCTAAAAGAAGAGAGGCATGGAGATATATTGCAAGAGAAAGGCATACTATATGTGCCTGATTACATTATAAATGCTGGTGGGGTTATAAATGTAGCTGATGAGCTCAATCCTTCTGGCTATAACAGAGATAGGGCTATGAGAAAGGTTTCAATGATATTTGACACAGTGAAAAAGGTGATACAGAAGTCCAAGGAAGAGAATATTCCAACATATGTTGCAGCTGATAGAGTTGCGGAAGAGAGGATAAAAACTATTGCTGCCGTAAAAGACAATTATATTTAA
- the ptb gene encoding phosphate butyryltransferase, translating into MRTFEEMYNYVKDLPPKTIAVAQAADEDVLEAIKEAHERGIVKAILVGDKEKIERIASSISMPLKYHEIIDTKSNLEACREAVKLVSEDKADILMKGLVQTAEILRVVLDKEIGLRTGRTLSHVAVFESPYNRLILLTDAAMNIAPDLKVKIDIILNAVDVARQIGIDAPRVAVLGAVETVNPDMQATLDAAILSKMSERGQIKGAIIDGPLALDNALSVEAARHKGIISPVAGNADILLVPDIEAGNMLYKAITYIAERRIAGIIMGAKRPIVLTSRADSSEAKFNSIMLASLASNV; encoded by the coding sequence ATGAGAACATTTGAAGAAATGTATAATTACGTAAAAGACTTGCCTCCCAAAACTATAGCAGTAGCTCAAGCGGCAGATGAAGATGTATTAGAAGCGATTAAAGAAGCTCATGAAAGAGGAATAGTAAAAGCCATATTAGTTGGTGATAAAGAAAAAATAGAAAGGATAGCATCTTCAATATCAATGCCTTTAAAGTATCACGAAATAATAGACACAAAAAGTAACTTAGAAGCTTGTCGCGAAGCTGTAAAGCTTGTAAGCGAGGACAAAGCTGATATATTGATGAAAGGCCTTGTACAGACGGCAGAGATATTAAGGGTTGTTTTAGATAAGGAAATTGGTCTTCGCACTGGAAGAACTTTAAGCCATGTGGCTGTTTTTGAATCTCCTTATAACAGGCTTATCCTTTTGACAGATGCAGCAATGAATATTGCCCCTGACTTGAAAGTGAAAATAGACATAATTTTAAATGCAGTAGACGTTGCGAGGCAAATTGGAATTGATGCTCCAAGGGTTGCAGTTTTAGGAGCTGTTGAAACTGTTAATCCTGATATGCAAGCTACCTTAGATGCAGCAATACTTTCAAAAATGAGTGAAAGAGGTCAAATCAAAGGGGCTATAATAGATGGGCCGCTGGCTCTTGATAATGCTTTATCAGTAGAAGCAGCGCGGCATAAAGGGATAATAAGTCCCGTGGCAGGTAATGCTGATATACTTTTAGTTCCAGATATTGAAGCTGGCAATATGCTGTATAAAGCTATAACATATATAGCAGAAAGAAGGATAGCGGGTATAATAATGGGAGCAAAAAGGCCGATTGTCTTGACTTCAAGGGCAGACTCCAGTGAAGCTAAATTTAATTCTATAATGTTGGCATCTCTTGCTTCTAATGTTTGA
- the buk gene encoding butyrate kinase, translating to MVLFLILVINPGSTSTKVAVFRDKEPVFTETLRHNTEELSKYKSIIDQFEFRTQAILNMLKEKGISLSEIDAIVGRGGLLKPIESGTYIVNEKMIEDLKKAERGEHASNLGGIIAYTLAKEHNIEAYIVDPVVVDELENIARITGMPEIEKSSIFHALNQKAIARRLAADLNKKYEEANLIIVHLGGGISIGAHKHGRVVDVNDALNGEGPFSPERAGGLPVLDLVKLCYSGKYAYQEMKKKLIGQGGIVAHLGTNDVREVYKKIEEGDKKAELILDAMAYQTAKEIGAMAVVLKGHVDAIGITGGIAYNEDFVKRISERVKFIAPVYVYPGEDEMLALAQGAYRVLSGEEKAKMYS from the coding sequence ATTGTTTTGTTTTTGATTCTTGTAATAAATCCCGGGTCTACATCTACAAAAGTTGCCGTGTTTAGAGACAAAGAGCCTGTTTTTACTGAGACTTTAAGGCACAATACGGAAGAGCTTAGTAAGTATAAAAGTATTATTGACCAGTTTGAATTTAGGACTCAAGCGATTTTAAATATGTTAAAAGAAAAAGGCATTTCTCTTTCAGAAATTGATGCAATAGTAGGGAGAGGCGGACTTTTAAAGCCAATAGAAAGTGGTACTTATATTGTAAATGAAAAAATGATAGAGGATTTAAAGAAGGCTGAAAGAGGAGAACATGCTTCCAATTTAGGGGGTATAATTGCTTATACTTTAGCTAAAGAACACAATATTGAAGCTTATATAGTAGACCCTGTAGTAGTAGATGAATTAGAGAATATAGCAAGAATAACAGGAATGCCTGAGATTGAAAAATCTAGTATATTCCATGCTTTAAATCAAAAAGCAATTGCTCGCCGTTTAGCTGCTGATTTAAATAAAAAATATGAAGAAGCGAATTTAATTATTGTTCATTTAGGTGGCGGTATATCTATTGGGGCTCATAAACACGGCAGGGTAGTAGATGTAAATGATGCTTTAAATGGGGAAGGGCCTTTTTCTCCAGAAAGAGCGGGAGGACTTCCTGTACTTGACTTAGTAAAGTTATGTTATAGTGGTAAATACGCCTATCAGGAGATGAAAAAGAAGTTAATAGGACAAGGGGGAATAGTAGCACATTTAGGCACTAACGATGTAAGAGAAGTTTATAAAAAAATTGAAGAAGGAGATAAAAAAGCAGAATTGATATTAGATGCTATGGCATATCAAACTGCAAAAGAAATAGGGGCTATGGCAGTGGTTTTAAAAGGCCATGTAGATGCAATAGGAATTACAGGTGGAATAGCGTATAACGAGGATTTTGTAAAAAGGATAAGTGAAAGAGTAAAATTTATAGCTCCTGTTTATGTATATCCAGGTGAGGATGAGATGTTAGCTTTGGCGCAGGGGGCATATCGGGTGCTTAGCGGTGAAGAAAAAGCTAAAATGTATAGTTAA